A single window of Treponema denticola ATCC 35405 DNA harbors:
- a CDS encoding Bbp16 family capsid cement protein, with protein sequence MINLYLDKRLELSSDQAITTTAESQNAIDFGTDSCSADGKRIDFRIKEKFQGGTSLKFILQDSANGTSFDDKLTSTTFNTAVLVESQKEPFYSLVIPKGLRRYIRVKYDVQGTFTKGKIHAILNTEM encoded by the coding sequence ATGATTAATCTTTATTTGGATAAACGCTTGGAGCTTTCAAGCGATCAGGCAATTACAACGACAGCAGAAAGCCAAAACGCTATAGATTTTGGCACGGACTCTTGCAGTGCAGACGGCAAACGCATTGACTTTAGAATCAAGGAAAAGTTTCAAGGCGGAACTTCCTTAAAGTTTATCTTACAGGATAGTGCAAACGGTACAAGTTTTGATGACAAACTTACCTCGACTACCTTTAATACGGCAGTCTTGGTTGAAAGTCAAAAAGAGCCTTTTTATTCTCTTGTCATTCCTAAAGGTTTACGCAGGTACATAAGGGTAAAGTATGATGTTCAAGGAACTTTTACCAAGGGCAAGATTCACGCAATCTTGAATACCGAAATGTAA